In Gemmatimonadales bacterium, a single window of DNA contains:
- a CDS encoding helix-turn-helix transcriptional regulator, whose amino-acid sequence MSQHLSPDARIEAGQAALAGGSWEEARAEFTAALEGAERAEALEGLGLAAWWLDDGALTLDARERAYRAYRENDDPLGAARMAIWLVWDYAAYRAEYAVAGGWLERARRLLEGRERTSEYGWLLVREGEIEIYRLHDPAKARDLARRAAELGRALDDPGVEMIALALEGLALVTQGLVEDGMRRLDEATAAATAGEVKELHAVGVVCCWQMFACERVRDYERAAQWCIRVKEFAKRWRNLPLSAVCRSQYAGVLIWRGEWAAAEAELTAAASDLGATKPAMVGQAMARLGELRLRQGRLDEAAGLFDQGGGYPSASLGRAALMLERGAARDAAVEAERLLRQLQPEDRTSRAALVELAVRARAGCGDVEEAAGHLAELERIAAGVGTDPLRASAAAARGALAVARGNHQAAALGFEESADLYRKSGAPYEEGRTRIDLAAQLARVGQRDRARREAARAAEALRHLGAAREAARGDALAAELSAPAAPKAAASPLTPRQVEILRLVAQGSSNAEIARRLALSEHTVKRHVANLLTRLGLKTRAAAAAHAAKLGLL is encoded by the coding sequence GTGTCGCAGCATCTCTCACCCGACGCACGAATCGAGGCCGGCCAGGCGGCGCTGGCGGGCGGCTCCTGGGAGGAGGCGCGCGCCGAGTTCACTGCCGCGCTCGAGGGCGCGGAGCGCGCCGAGGCGCTGGAGGGCCTGGGGCTCGCGGCCTGGTGGCTCGACGACGGCGCGCTCACCCTCGACGCGCGCGAGCGCGCCTACCGCGCCTATCGCGAGAACGACGACCCGCTCGGCGCCGCCCGGATGGCCATCTGGCTGGTGTGGGACTACGCCGCGTACCGGGCCGAATACGCGGTGGCGGGCGGGTGGCTCGAACGGGCGCGCCGGCTGCTCGAGGGCCGGGAGCGGACCAGCGAGTACGGCTGGCTGCTGGTGCGCGAGGGCGAGATCGAGATCTACCGGCTCCACGACCCCGCGAAGGCCCGGGACCTGGCGCGCCGGGCGGCCGAGCTCGGGCGCGCGCTGGACGATCCGGGCGTCGAGATGATCGCACTGGCGCTGGAGGGCCTGGCGCTGGTGACCCAGGGCCTGGTCGAGGACGGGATGCGGCGCCTCGACGAGGCCACCGCGGCGGCCACCGCGGGCGAGGTGAAGGAGCTGCACGCCGTGGGCGTCGTCTGCTGCTGGCAGATGTTCGCCTGCGAGCGGGTGCGCGACTACGAGCGCGCGGCGCAGTGGTGCATCCGCGTCAAGGAGTTCGCCAAGCGGTGGCGCAATCTTCCGCTCTCGGCGGTGTGCCGCTCCCAGTATGCCGGCGTGCTGATCTGGCGAGGCGAGTGGGCCGCGGCCGAGGCGGAGCTGACGGCGGCGGCGAGCGACCTGGGCGCGACCAAGCCGGCGATGGTCGGCCAGGCCATGGCGCGCCTGGGCGAGCTGCGGCTCAGGCAGGGCCGCCTCGACGAAGCGGCCGGGCTGTTCGACCAGGGCGGCGGCTACCCGTCCGCGTCGCTCGGCCGGGCCGCGCTGATGCTGGAGCGCGGCGCGGCGCGCGATGCCGCGGTGGAGGCCGAGCGCCTGCTGCGCCAGCTGCAGCCGGAGGATCGCACCAGCCGCGCCGCCCTCGTCGAGCTGGCCGTGCGTGCGCGCGCCGGCTGCGGGGACGTGGAGGAGGCCGCCGGCCACTTGGCGGAGCTGGAGCGGATCGCCGCCGGGGTCGGCACCGATCCGCTGCGCGCCTCCGCCGCGGCGGCCCGCGGGGCGCTGGCGGTCGCGCGCGGCAATCACCAGGCCGCGGCGCTCGGCTTCGAGGAATCGGCCGATCTCTACCGGAAGAGCGGCGCGCCGTACGAGGAGGGCCGGACGCGGATCGACCTGGCGGCGCAGCTGGCGCGCGTCGGCCAGCGCGATCGCGCGCGGCGGGAGGCCGCCCGGGCGGCGGAGGCGCTGCGGCATCTGGGCGCGGCGCGGGAGGCGGCGCGCGGCGACGCGCTCGCGGCCGAGCTGTCGGCGCCGGCGGCCCCGAAGGCCGCGGCGAGCCCGCTCACCCCTCGGCAGGTCGAGATCCTCCGGTTGGTGGCGCAGGGGTCGAGCAACGCCGAGATCGCGCGGCGTCTCGCGCTCAGCGAGCACACCGTCAAGCGGCACGTGGCCAACCTGCTCACGCGCCTCGGCCTCAAGACCCGGGCCGCGGCCGCGGCTCACGCGGCGAAGCTCGGCCTGCTCTGA
- a CDS encoding XdhC family protein, with product MKNWQETSLLLEEAARVAGSGRRIALATVVRILGSTYRRPGAKLLVTDDGVMSGGVSGGCLEDDVREVALGVIRGGPPALKRYDTGGDEQQVWGLGLGCNGMVEVFVERFDGLDSVATRARRLLAGDRPFAMATVIAGPGAGAALLLEEDATVAGSTGEAALDRTITATALAQLGVGTSGLMEVGPRRLFVEVLEPPPRLIICGAGDDARALAAIAASAGFRVTVADHRPAYLVTDRFPAGVRLVQARPEDGIEAFAATAGAFVVIQTHSLTNDRHWARSAAGSAAAYVGLLGPRDRGQRLLEDLPVAARRRVFSPIGLDLGAEGSEQIAISIVAELLAVHAGRPPRHLRERDSAIHAG from the coding sequence GTGAAGAACTGGCAGGAGACCTCGCTGCTTCTCGAGGAGGCGGCGCGCGTGGCCGGCTCCGGGCGACGCATCGCGCTCGCCACCGTCGTGCGCATCCTCGGCTCCACCTACCGCCGGCCCGGCGCGAAGCTGCTGGTGACCGACGACGGCGTCATGTCGGGCGGCGTCAGCGGCGGGTGCCTCGAGGACGACGTGCGCGAAGTCGCGCTCGGCGTCATCCGCGGCGGACCGCCGGCGCTCAAGCGCTACGACACCGGAGGCGACGAGCAGCAGGTGTGGGGCCTCGGCCTCGGTTGCAACGGCATGGTCGAGGTGTTCGTCGAGCGGTTCGATGGGCTGGACTCGGTCGCGACCCGCGCGCGCCGCCTGCTGGCCGGCGACCGCCCGTTCGCCATGGCGACGGTGATCGCGGGCCCGGGCGCGGGCGCCGCCCTGCTCCTGGAAGAGGACGCGACCGTCGCGGGCTCGACCGGCGAAGCGGCGCTCGACCGCACGATCACCGCGACGGCCCTCGCGCAGCTGGGGGTCGGGACGTCCGGCCTGATGGAAGTGGGTCCCCGCCGCCTGTTCGTCGAGGTGCTCGAGCCGCCGCCTCGCCTCATCATCTGCGGCGCGGGCGACGACGCGCGGGCGCTGGCGGCGATCGCGGCCAGCGCGGGCTTCCGGGTCACGGTCGCGGACCACCGGCCCGCGTACCTCGTCACCGACCGTTTCCCCGCCGGCGTCCGGCTGGTCCAGGCCAGGCCCGAGGACGGCATCGAGGCGTTCGCGGCGACCGCAGGCGCCTTCGTGGTGATCCAGACGCACTCCCTGACGAACGACCGGCACTGGGCGCGCTCGGCCGCCGGCTCCGCCGCCGCCTACGTGGGGCTGCTCGGGCCGCGGGATCGCGGCCAGAGACTGCTGGAGGACCTGCCGGTCGCTGCGCGCCGCAGGGTCTTCTCGCCGATCGGCCTCGACCTCGGCGCCGAGGGTTCGGAGCAGATCGCGATCAGCATCGTCGCCGAGCTGCTGGCGGTCCACGCCGGGCGCCCGCCCCGGCACCTGCGCGAGCGCGATTCCGCGATCCACGCCGGCTGA
- a CDS encoding response regulator has translation MPLWSGGTTAIHEAVAQRIAVVRYRLRAAANRIAADCERVVDGLVRPERRLWRDAAGSALVAGRQLVALLSRHEPTAGLTDSSEYFIQLHEQVREPQRRIVAAMNTLLGFVPTGPEEELVMEDARTVRETAVELWALDDTVPSAAEAAGATPRIAAGPAAAEHPRPRLLVVDDEAATRQALSRLLERLGYDVTLAEDGRAALLAAEREPPDLVLTDLRMPVLDGFELLGRLKAADATRDVPVVVVSAVDDLQSVVRCIEAGAEDHVTKPFEAVLLQARIRACLERKRMRDLELAYLRRVAQLSAAAEAVERDAYQPGSLDAVASRDDGLGRLARVFDRMVTAMRTREERLQRRLGQLSHEVRQAGGRPSGGVAAVPGGGPSSAEQWIAGRYEILGELGRDATGTVYHARDRQLGEEIALKVVRRDLVANAPGVVEGLKEEIRLARRISHGNVARAHDLGEWEGRYFVTMEHVHGITLEELLDKRGALTVESTLAVGAQLAEALAAAHEQQIVHRDIKPANLAVNEEGCLKVMGLGLGRLSERSRQLAATGQAASTPGYLAPEVHRGGAVDARSDLFSTGVVLYECLTGRPPFDAGSPEAVVDRVLEGRPQPLRTSAPQTPPGLATLIEQLMAPAPKDRIGSARELGERLARIGRAAV, from the coding sequence ATGCCCCTCTGGTCGGGCGGGACCACGGCGATCCACGAGGCGGTCGCGCAGCGGATCGCCGTGGTGCGCTACCGGCTGCGCGCCGCGGCCAACCGCATCGCGGCCGACTGCGAGCGCGTGGTCGACGGGCTCGTCCGCCCGGAACGGCGGCTGTGGCGCGACGCGGCCGGGTCCGCCCTGGTCGCCGGCCGGCAGCTGGTCGCGCTCCTGTCGCGCCACGAGCCGACCGCCGGCCTCACCGACTCCTCGGAATACTTCATCCAGCTGCACGAGCAGGTCCGGGAGCCGCAGCGCCGCATCGTCGCGGCGATGAACACGCTGCTGGGGTTCGTGCCCACCGGCCCCGAGGAGGAGCTGGTGATGGAGGACGCGCGCACCGTGCGCGAGACGGCGGTCGAGCTGTGGGCGCTCGACGACACCGTGCCGTCCGCGGCGGAGGCAGCGGGCGCGACGCCGCGGATCGCCGCCGGACCCGCGGCCGCGGAGCACCCGCGGCCGCGGCTGCTGGTGGTCGACGACGAGGCCGCCACCCGCCAGGCGCTGTCCCGCCTGCTGGAACGGCTCGGCTACGACGTCACGCTCGCCGAGGACGGCCGCGCCGCCCTCCTGGCCGCGGAGCGGGAGCCGCCCGATCTCGTCCTCACGGACCTCAGGATGCCGGTGCTCGACGGCTTCGAGCTGCTCGGCCGCCTGAAGGCCGCGGACGCGACCCGCGACGTCCCCGTGGTCGTGGTCTCCGCGGTCGACGACCTGCAGAGCGTCGTCCGGTGCATCGAGGCGGGCGCGGAGGACCACGTCACCAAGCCATTCGAGGCGGTGCTGCTGCAGGCCCGGATCCGCGCCTGCCTGGAGCGCAAGCGGATGCGGGACCTCGAGCTCGCCTACCTGCGCCGCGTGGCGCAGCTCAGCGCGGCGGCCGAGGCGGTGGAGCGCGATGCGTACCAGCCGGGCTCGCTCGACGCGGTCGCGAGCCGCGACGACGGTCTGGGGCGGCTGGCGCGGGTGTTCGACCGGATGGTGACGGCCATGCGGACGCGGGAGGAGCGTCTGCAGCGTCGCCTCGGCCAGCTGAGCCACGAGGTGCGCCAGGCCGGCGGCCGTCCCAGCGGGGGCGTGGCCGCAGTCCCGGGCGGGGGCCCGTCCTCCGCCGAGCAGTGGATCGCGGGCCGCTACGAGATCCTCGGCGAGCTGGGCAGGGACGCGACGGGGACGGTGTACCACGCCCGCGACCGCCAGCTGGGCGAGGAGATCGCCCTCAAGGTGGTGCGTCGGGACCTGGTGGCGAACGCGCCCGGCGTGGTCGAGGGCCTCAAGGAGGAGATCCGCCTGGCGCGCCGCATCTCGCACGGCAACGTGGCTCGCGCGCACGACCTCGGTGAGTGGGAAGGCCGGTACTTCGTGACCATGGAGCACGTGCACGGCATCACCCTCGAAGAGCTGCTCGACAAACGGGGCGCGCTCACGGTCGAGTCGACGCTCGCCGTCGGCGCCCAGCTGGCGGAGGCCCTCGCGGCGGCGCACGAACAGCAGATCGTCCACCGCGACATCAAGCCGGCGAACCTGGCGGTGAACGAGGAAGGGTGCCTGAAGGTGATGGGCCTCGGGCTCGGCCGGCTCTCCGAGCGCAGCCGGCAGCTCGCGGCGACGGGCCAGGCGGCCAGCACCCCGGGTTATCTGGCGCCGGAAGTCCATCGCGGCGGCGCCGTGGACGCGCGGAGCGACCTGTTCTCGACTGGCGTGGTGCTGTACGAGTGCCTGACCGGCCGTCCGCCGTTCGACGCCGGAAGCCCGGAGGCCGTGGTGGACCGGGTGCTCGAGGGACGGCCGCAGCCGCTGCGGACCAGCGCACCGCAGACGCCCCCCGGGCTCGCGACCCTGATCGAGCAACTGATGGCCCCGGCCCCGAAGGACCGCATCGGATCGGCGCGCGAGCTGGGTGAGCGGCTCGCGCGCATCGGCCGCGCTGCCGTCTAG
- a CDS encoding (2Fe-2S)-binding protein, giving the protein MTETVGFTLNGRQVSLDTDPQRTLLWVLRTDLELTGTKYGCGEGLCGACTVVVDGQAVRSCMTDLASVQGKRITTIEGLEQNGQLHPLQAAFHEHGGFQCGYCTPGMIMNAFGLLQSHPRPTREQIVEGMEGNLCRCGAHQRVVAAIQSAAGQGGQP; this is encoded by the coding sequence ATGACCGAGACCGTCGGCTTCACCCTGAACGGCAGGCAAGTCAGCCTCGACACCGATCCCCAGCGCACGCTGCTGTGGGTGCTGCGCACGGACCTCGAGCTGACCGGCACCAAGTACGGCTGCGGCGAGGGCCTGTGCGGCGCCTGCACCGTCGTGGTGGACGGGCAGGCCGTGCGCTCGTGCATGACCGATCTCGCGTCGGTCCAGGGCAAGCGGATCACCACGATCGAGGGGCTCGAGCAGAACGGCCAGCTGCACCCGCTCCAGGCCGCGTTCCACGAGCACGGCGGCTTCCAGTGCGGCTACTGCACGCCGGGCATGATCATGAACGCGTTCGGGCTGCTGCAGAGCCATCCCCGGCCGACGCGCGAGCAGATCGTCGAGGGGATGGAAGGCAACCTGTGCCGCTGCGGCGCGCACCAGCGGGTCGTCGCCGCCATCCAGTCGGCCGCGGGGCAGGGGGGCCAGCCATGA
- a CDS encoding molybdopterin cofactor-binding domain-containing protein, protein MTDLARHTRMDRRGFVKALGGGVLVLVSAPALTTGLAAQGRRGYPTDINAYLHIAEDGKVTLFSGKIEMGQGVTTSLAQMAAEELGAPLESFTVVAGDTASCPWDAGTWGSMTTRFFGPAVRAAAAQARLVLTDLAAGRLGVPREALTAENGVVYVTADRDRHVSYGELAKGQEITHTVGEKAVLRAVRAFRVMGRSPKRLDGREKVTGAAKFAGDVRRPGMLYARIVRPPAHGATPRSLDTAAAAAMPGVSVVNHDGLVAVLAPDPETAARAHDAVKAEWDVPATTVNTESIFEHLLSASPRAETADEGGDLAAGRTAAAKTFDQTYYNAYVAHAPMEPHVAVAEWQDGKVTVWAATQSPFGHQGEVARAFDLRPENVRIVTPFVGGGFGGKGSGAQVVEAARLAQAAGKPVMVAWTRAEEFFYDTYRPAAVVKVRSGIDAAGRMTLWDYDVYAAGSRGSDVFYDVPNRRVRAFGEQSDTRGTASYHPFATGPWRAPGANTNRFAAESQIDLMAAAAGTDPLEFRLRNTQDPRMLGVLRAVARAAGWQARPFPARSGRGRGIACGIDVGTYAAHVAEVTVDRATGAVKVERVVCAQDMGIVVNPDGARMQTEGAITMGLGYALSEGLRFEGGKILDANFDSYTLPRFSWLPRIEVVLVPNDALDPQGGGEPGIINMGGAIANAIFDATGARVYHLPMTPERVLEAIRKV, encoded by the coding sequence ATGACCGACCTCGCCCGTCACACCCGGATGGACCGCCGCGGCTTTGTGAAGGCCTTGGGCGGCGGCGTGCTCGTCCTGGTCAGCGCCCCGGCGCTCACGACCGGCCTGGCGGCGCAGGGCCGCCGCGGGTACCCCACCGACATCAACGCCTACCTGCACATCGCCGAGGACGGGAAGGTCACGCTGTTCTCGGGCAAGATCGAGATGGGCCAGGGCGTGACGACCTCGCTGGCGCAGATGGCCGCCGAGGAGCTGGGCGCGCCCCTCGAGAGCTTCACCGTCGTCGCGGGCGACACGGCCTCGTGCCCGTGGGACGCGGGCACCTGGGGCTCGATGACCACGCGGTTCTTCGGCCCCGCGGTGCGGGCCGCCGCGGCGCAGGCGCGGCTCGTCCTCACCGACCTCGCGGCCGGTCGCCTCGGCGTGCCGCGCGAGGCGCTCACGGCCGAGAACGGCGTCGTGTACGTCACCGCCGACCGCGACCGGCACGTCAGCTACGGCGAGCTGGCGAAGGGTCAGGAGATCACTCACACCGTCGGCGAGAAGGCGGTGCTGCGCGCCGTGCGCGCGTTCCGCGTGATGGGCCGGTCGCCGAAGCGGCTGGACGGGCGCGAGAAGGTGACCGGCGCCGCGAAGTTCGCCGGCGACGTCCGCCGTCCCGGCATGTTGTACGCCCGCATCGTGCGCCCGCCGGCGCACGGCGCCACGCCGAGGAGCCTCGACACCGCGGCCGCGGCGGCGATGCCCGGCGTCAGCGTGGTGAACCACGACGGGCTCGTCGCTGTGCTCGCGCCCGACCCCGAGACCGCCGCCCGGGCGCACGACGCGGTCAAGGCGGAATGGGACGTGCCGGCGACGACGGTGAACACCGAGAGCATCTTCGAGCACCTGCTCTCGGCATCGCCCCGCGCGGAGACCGCGGACGAAGGCGGGGACCTCGCGGCCGGCCGCACGGCGGCCGCGAAGACCTTCGACCAGACCTACTACAACGCCTACGTCGCCCACGCGCCGATGGAGCCCCACGTGGCCGTCGCGGAATGGCAGGACGGGAAGGTGACGGTCTGGGCGGCGACGCAGTCGCCGTTCGGGCACCAGGGCGAGGTGGCGCGCGCGTTCGACCTTCGCCCGGAGAACGTCCGGATCGTCACGCCGTTCGTGGGCGGCGGGTTCGGCGGGAAGGGCTCCGGTGCGCAGGTGGTCGAGGCGGCGCGTCTGGCGCAGGCGGCCGGCAAGCCGGTGATGGTCGCCTGGACGCGCGCGGAGGAGTTCTTCTACGACACCTACCGGCCCGCCGCGGTGGTGAAGGTGCGGTCGGGCATCGACGCCGCGGGCCGCATGACGTTGTGGGACTACGACGTCTACGCCGCCGGGTCGCGGGGCTCGGACGTGTTCTACGACGTTCCCAACCGGCGGGTGCGCGCGTTCGGCGAGCAGAGCGACACTCGCGGCACGGCGAGCTACCATCCGTTCGCGACCGGACCGTGGCGCGCGCCGGGCGCGAACACCAACCGGTTCGCGGCCGAGTCGCAGATCGACCTGATGGCGGCGGCGGCCGGGACGGATCCGCTGGAGTTCCGCCTCAGGAACACGCAGGACCCGCGGATGCTGGGCGTGTTGCGCGCGGTGGCGCGCGCGGCCGGCTGGCAGGCGCGCCCGTTCCCGGCGCGGAGCGGCCGCGGGCGCGGGATCGCCTGCGGCATCGACGTGGGGACGTACGCCGCGCACGTCGCCGAGGTCACGGTGGATCGCGCGACCGGGGCGGTGAAGGTCGAGCGCGTGGTGTGCGCCCAGGACATGGGGATCGTGGTGAACCCCGACGGCGCCAGGATGCAGACGGAGGGCGCGATCACGATGGGCCTGGGGTACGCGCTGAGCGAGGGCCTGCGGTTCGAGGGCGGGAAGATCCTGGATGCGAACTTCGACTCCTACACCCTGCCTCGGTTCTCGTGGCTGCCCCGGATCGAGGTCGTGCTGGTGCCCAACGACGCGCTGGACCCGCAGGGCGGCGGGGAGCCGGGGATCATCAACATGGGCGGTGCGATCGCGAACGCGATCTTCGACGCCACCGGCGCCCGCGTGTACCACCTGCCGATGACGCCGGAGCGGGTGCTGGAGGCGATCCGGAAGGTGTGA
- a CDS encoding GNAT family N-acetyltransferase: MDVHNLGRIFNPTRIALVGVTQNPNSVGGKVLGNLVGGGFRGVVYPVNAGQEAVLGVPCYAAVGALPKTPDLAIVCSPAAEVPAQVAACGDAGIRGVIVVSAGFKETGEAGRRLEQEIRAVQARYDGMRIVGPNCLGVIVPHLGLNASFAPAMPRSGDIAFISQSGALCASVLDWALESRIGFSHFVSIGNSLDVDFGDLIDYVGEDEHTRSIILYIESVSDARGFMTAARAFARHKPIIAFKAGRFPASAEAAASHTGAMASEDAVYDAAFQRTGIARVPDLGDVFDCAALIGRGRIPAGPRLGIVTNAGGPGVIATDALIAAQGVLAALAPGTMARLDEDLPPAWSHANPVDVLGDANSKRIEKAVGSVLADPGVDAVLAIVTPQAMTNPTATARSLAKLAAETRKPLLAAWLGGRAMRDGLPLLAEASVAAYPTPEQAVRAFMTLVAYARNLETLYETPKDVAIQFPYDRAEAKRRFVATRLGAGGVLPEDVSKELLESYGIPVARPEVAASAADAVAIAGRIGYPVVLKVRSPDITHKTDVGGVALDLAGAAMVGAAWDGIMRSAREKRPDARIEGVTVQKMIRARDALELILGIKQDPVFGTVILAGMGGVGAELLGDRSLGFPPLNERLASRMLESLRMWPLLAGYRGRPGIAVAELVQTLIRLSYLAADWPEVTELDVNPLLCTPSEVIALDARVVVDPARAGAAAEPYAHLALRPYPEKYVKRIALKEGVPVTLRPIKPEDEPLWLAMLGSCSKETIYSRFRYLFDWSTHEVATRYCYIDYAREIAIVAEIGEGDARRLVGVGRLIADPGHQEGEYAVLVVDEWQHRDLGGLLTDYCLEIARGWKLGRVVAQTTTDNHPMIAVFERRGFEVTVGEDSAVAVSKTL; encoded by the coding sequence ATGGACGTCCACAACCTCGGCCGCATCTTCAACCCGACCCGCATCGCGCTCGTCGGCGTCACGCAGAACCCCAACAGCGTCGGCGGCAAGGTGCTCGGCAACCTCGTCGGCGGGGGATTCCGGGGGGTGGTCTACCCGGTCAACGCGGGCCAGGAAGCGGTGCTGGGCGTGCCGTGCTACGCCGCCGTCGGCGCGCTGCCGAAGACGCCGGATCTCGCCATCGTCTGCTCGCCGGCGGCGGAGGTTCCCGCCCAGGTGGCGGCCTGCGGCGACGCGGGCATCCGCGGGGTGATCGTCGTGTCGGCGGGCTTCAAGGAGACCGGCGAGGCCGGCCGGAGGCTCGAGCAGGAGATCCGCGCGGTGCAGGCGCGCTACGACGGGATGCGGATCGTCGGGCCCAACTGCCTGGGCGTCATCGTCCCGCACCTCGGCCTCAACGCGAGCTTCGCGCCCGCGATGCCGAGGAGCGGCGACATCGCCTTCATCTCGCAGTCCGGCGCGCTGTGCGCGTCGGTGCTCGACTGGGCCCTGGAGAGCCGGATCGGGTTCTCGCACTTCGTGTCCATCGGCAACAGCCTGGACGTGGACTTCGGCGACCTGATCGACTACGTCGGCGAGGACGAGCACACCCGCTCCATCATCCTCTACATCGAGTCGGTCTCCGACGCGCGGGGGTTCATGACCGCGGCGCGGGCGTTCGCGCGCCACAAGCCGATCATCGCCTTCAAGGCCGGCCGCTTCCCCGCCTCCGCCGAGGCCGCCGCCTCGCACACGGGCGCGATGGCCAGCGAGGACGCCGTGTACGACGCGGCGTTCCAGCGCACCGGCATCGCGCGGGTGCCGGACCTGGGCGACGTGTTCGACTGCGCCGCGCTGATCGGGCGCGGCCGCATCCCCGCCGGGCCGCGGCTCGGCATCGTCACCAACGCCGGCGGGCCCGGCGTCATCGCCACCGACGCGCTGATCGCCGCGCAGGGGGTGCTCGCCGCGCTCGCGCCCGGGACCATGGCGCGGCTCGACGAGGACCTGCCGCCCGCGTGGTCCCACGCCAACCCGGTGGACGTGCTGGGCGACGCCAACTCGAAGCGCATCGAGAAGGCGGTCGGGAGCGTGCTCGCCGACCCGGGCGTGGACGCCGTGCTGGCGATCGTGACGCCCCAGGCGATGACCAATCCCACCGCCACCGCGCGGAGCCTGGCGAAGCTCGCCGCCGAGACCCGCAAGCCGCTGCTGGCGGCGTGGCTCGGCGGCCGCGCGATGCGCGACGGCCTGCCGCTCCTGGCCGAGGCGAGCGTCGCGGCCTACCCGACGCCGGAGCAGGCGGTGCGCGCGTTCATGACGCTGGTCGCGTACGCCCGCAACCTCGAGACGCTGTACGAGACGCCCAAGGACGTCGCGATCCAGTTCCCCTACGACCGCGCGGAGGCCAAGCGCCGCTTCGTGGCCACCCGCCTGGGCGCGGGCGGCGTGCTGCCGGAGGACGTGTCCAAGGAGCTGCTCGAGTCCTACGGGATTCCGGTGGCCCGGCCCGAGGTCGCCGCGTCCGCGGCCGACGCGGTCGCGATCGCCGGCCGGATCGGCTACCCCGTGGTGCTCAAGGTCCGCTCGCCCGACATCACCCACAAGACCGACGTGGGCGGCGTGGCGCTCGACCTGGCCGGCGCCGCGATGGTCGGGGCCGCCTGGGACGGCATCATGCGGAGCGCCCGGGAGAAGCGGCCGGATGCGCGGATCGAGGGCGTCACCGTCCAGAAGATGATCCGGGCCCGCGACGCGCTCGAGCTGATCCTCGGCATCAAGCAGGACCCGGTCTTCGGCACGGTGATCCTGGCGGGAATGGGCGGCGTCGGCGCCGAGCTGCTGGGCGACCGCAGCCTCGGCTTTCCCCCCCTCAACGAGCGGCTGGCCAGCCGGATGCTCGAGTCGCTGCGGATGTGGCCGCTGCTGGCCGGCTACCGCGGCCGCCCGGGCATCGCCGTCGCGGAGCTGGTCCAGACGCTGATCCGTCTCTCGTACCTCGCGGCCGACTGGCCCGAGGTCACCGAGCTGGACGTCAACCCGCTGCTGTGCACGCCGTCGGAAGTGATCGCCCTCGACGCGCGCGTGGTGGTCGATCCCGCCCGGGCCGGCGCGGCGGCCGAGCCCTACGCGCACCTCGCGCTGCGGCCGTACCCCGAGAAGTACGTCAAGCGGATCGCGCTCAAGGAGGGCGTGCCGGTGACGCTGCGGCCGATCAAGCCGGAGGACGAGCCGCTGTGGCTCGCGATGCTGGGCAGCTGCTCGAAGGAGACGATCTACTCGCGGTTCCGCTACCTGTTCGACTGGTCCACCCACGAGGTGGCCACGCGGTACTGCTACATCGACTACGCCCGCGAGATCGCGATCGTGGCGGAGATCGGCGAGGGCGACGCGCGCCGGCTCGTCGGCGTCGGCCGCCTCATCGCCGACCCCGGCCACCAGGAGGGCGAGTACGCCGTGCTGGTGGTGGACGAGTGGCAGCACCGGGACCTGGGCGGGCTCCTGACCGACTACTGCCTCGAGATCGCCCGGGGCTGGAAGCTCGGCCGCGTCGTGGCGCAGACCACCACCGACAACCACCCGATGATCGCGGTGTTCGAGCGGCGCGGGTTCGAGGTCACCGTGGGTGAAGACTCCGCGGTGGCAGTGTCGAAGACGCTGTAG
- a CDS encoding DUF1761 domain-containing protein, translated as MNVDIHMHYLAVLVAAVASYAIAAVWYGAIFAKTWVRLTGVTDMKPAPMNIVLVLVGTFVMAFVLYHSIVFGDAYFAANGAPMSRVTGGLMGGFFGWLGYVAPVTLCTKLYEKKPWGLWLLDNGFWLVALLVMGTILSLWM; from the coding sequence ATGAACGTCGACATCCACATGCACTACCTGGCCGTGCTGGTCGCGGCCGTCGCGAGCTACGCCATCGCCGCCGTCTGGTACGGGGCGATCTTCGCCAAGACCTGGGTGCGGCTCACGGGCGTCACCGACATGAAGCCGGCGCCGATGAACATCGTGCTGGTGCTGGTCGGGACCTTCGTGATGGCCTTCGTGCTGTACCACTCGATCGTCTTCGGCGACGCCTACTTCGCGGCGAACGGAGCCCCGATGAGCCGGGTGACCGGCGGGCTGATGGGCGGGTTCTTCGGCTGGCTGGGGTACGTCGCCCCGGTGACGCTGTGCACCAAGCTCTACGAGAAGAAGCCGTGGGGCCTGTGGCTGCTGGACAACGGCTTCTGGCTCGTCGCCCTGCTGGTGATGGGGACCATCCTGTCGCTGTGGATGTGA